A stretch of the Gracilinanus agilis isolate LMUSP501 chromosome 4, AgileGrace, whole genome shotgun sequence genome encodes the following:
- the LOC123247557 gene encoding keratinocyte proline-rich protein: MCDQQQQCCVKGSSFVPSAAGVPVNGPSNIYTGNGQASGQSQICYVQCQAPSQAQGAYVEYQVGCPVQTYVQSSPVCCTETCYVQCPAPCPAEVYIPVPAPQPVQTYVEYYPRCQAQGYYSSCAPRRQSQYYGSGTLQRQYQGSYSGYSSQNQCQQSYGRSQAPCMSRPTYRSSSPPCGPPRMSRPTYRSCSPPCGPPRMSRPTYRSSSPPCGPPRMSRPTYRGCSPPCGPPRMSRPTYRSCSPPRMSRPTYRSCSPPRMSRPTYRSCSPPCMSRPTYRSCSPTHESWPYCTYCTPPRESQPCYNSCPPRHPASGSSQRCGPKYRVEISSPNCPAQVPPARRPVQIPTCRRPCQGSSTQYSCSAPCPRPCPEPYPRRGSSSEQGPRPCPLPAPRSSWKPCPEPCPAPRPEPCPAPRPEPCPAPRPRLEPYPEPCPEPPNMESCDRSSPCNYPKPCPSPPPCPSFSGCHESDPRRLDIEPPCCGPAGYNEEGACGSGGCSGPQDMGSSGTKGGAFCGVKGCYF, translated from the coding sequence ATGTGTGACCAGCAGCAGCAGTGCTGTGTGAAAGGGTCCTCCTTTGTTCCCTCTGCAGCCGGTGTCCCTGTAAATGGCCCGTCCAATATATATACAGGAAATGGTCAAGCTTCGGGTCAGTCCCAGATCTGCTACGTCCAGTGCCAGGCCCCAAGCCAGGCCCAAGGAGCCTACGTAGAATACCAAGTTGGATGTCCTGTTCAGACCTATGTACAGTCTTCTCCAGTTTGCTGTACTGAAACTTGTTATGTCCAGTGCCCAGCTCCATGCCCCGCTGAGGTCTATATACCAGTCCCAGCTCCTCAGCCAGTTCAGACTTATGTAGAATATTATCCTCGATGCCAGGCTCAGGGGTACTATAGCAGCTGTGCCCCTCGACGTCAGTCTCAGTACTATGGCAGTGGTACCCTTCAGCGCCAATACCAAGGATCTTACAGTGGCTATTCCTCTCAAAATCAGTGCCAGCAGTCCTACGGTAGAAGTCAAGCTCCATGCATGTCTCGGCCTACTTATAGGAGCTCTTCCCCTCCGTGTGGCCCTCCACGCATGTCTAGGCCTACTTATAggagctgctctcctccctgTGGCCCTCCACGCATGTCTAGGCCTACTTATAGGAGCTCTTCCCCTCCGTGTGGCCCTCCACGCATGTCTAGGCCTACTTATAGGGGCTGCTCTCCTCCGTGTGGCCCTCCACGCATGTCTCGGCCTACTTATAGGAGCTGTTCCCCTCCACGCATGTCTCGGCCTACTTAtaggagctgctcccctccacgCATGTCTCGGCCTACTTATAGGAGCTGTTCCCCTCCATGCATGTCTCGGCCTACTTATAGGAGCTGCTCCCCTACACATGAATCTTGGCCTTATTGTACTTATTGTACCCCTCCACGGGAGTCTCAACCTTGCTATAATAGCTGTCCTCCTAGGCATCCAGCTTCAGGGTCTTCTCAGAGATGTGGTCCCAAATACCGGGTAGAAATTTCTTCTCCCAACTGTCCCGCTCAGGTTCCTCCAGCTAGGCGGCCTGTTCAGATTCCCACCTGCAGACGACCCTGCCAGGGCTCTAGTACACAATATTCTTGTAGTGCTCCCTGCCCACGGCCATGTCCAGAGCCATATCCACGCCGAGGTTCATCCTCAGAGCAAGGCCCAAGGCCATGCCCACTCCCAGCTCCACGATCATCCTGGAAACCATGTCCTGAGCCATGTCCTGCACCCCGGCCTGAGCCCTGTCCTGCACCCCGGCCTGAGCCCTGTCCTGCACCCCGGCCCAGATTAGAGCCATATCCGGAGCCTTGTCCCGAGCCACCAAATATGGAATCTTGTGACCGAAGCAGTCCTTGCAACTACCCCAAACCATGCCCGAGCCCACCTCCTTGCCCAAGTTTTTCTGGCTGTCATGAATCTGATCCTCGACGCCTAGATATCGAGCCACCCTGCTGTGGCCCTGCCGGATATAATGAGGAAGGGGCCTGCGGTTCTGGAGGATGCTCAGGACCACAAGATATGGGTAGCTCTGGTACCAAAGGTGGGGCCTTTTGTGGAGTGAAGGGCTGCTATTTCTAA